In Nicotiana tabacum cultivar K326 chromosome 11, ASM71507v2, whole genome shotgun sequence, a single window of DNA contains:
- the LOC107818410 gene encoding cytochrome b-c1 complex subunit 7-2, mitochondrial-like isoform X1 yields MAAPSWILSLLNPRKNVLASMHMKCVSTRLRKYGLRFDDLFDPMEDMDIKEALRRLPREVVDARHQRLLRAMDLSMKHQYLPDDLQAKQTPFRSYLHDMISLIKKEKAEREALGAMPLYQRTIP; encoded by the exons ATGGCGGCGCCGTCATGGATCCTATCGCTATTGAATCCTCGGAAGAACGTGCTGGCCTCTATGCACATGAAATGCGTCTCCACTCGCCTTCGCAAATACG GATtgagatttgatgatttgttcgatccaATGGAGGATATGGACATAAAGGAGGCTCTAAGACGCCTCCCTCGTGAAGTTGTGGACGCTCGACACCAGCGTCTTCTCCGTGCTATGGATCTCTCCATGAAGCATCAATACCTCCCCGACGATCTTCAG GCAAAGCAGACCCCATTTAGGAGTTATTTACATGACATGATATCTCTG ataaagaaggagaaggCAGAACGTGAAGCTTTGGGAGCGATGCCTCTTTATCAACGCACTATTCCCTGA
- the LOC107818410 gene encoding cytochrome b-c1 complex subunit 7-2, mitochondrial-like isoform X4: MAAPSWILSLLNPRKNVLASMHMKCVSTRLRKYGLRFDDLFDPMEDMDIKEALRRLPREVVDARHQRLLRAMDLSMKHQYLPDDLQAKQTPFRSYLHDMF, encoded by the exons ATGGCGGCGCCGTCATGGATCCTATCGCTATTGAATCCTCGGAAGAACGTGCTGGCCTCTATGCACATGAAATGCGTCTCCACTCGCCTTCGCAAATACG GATtgagatttgatgatttgttcgatccaATGGAGGATATGGACATAAAGGAGGCTCTAAGACGCCTCCCTCGTGAAGTTGTGGACGCTCGACACCAGCGTCTTCTCCGTGCTATGGATCTCTCCATGAAGCATCAATACCTCCCCGACGATCTTCAG GCAAAGCAGACCCCATTTAGGAGTTATTTACATGATATGTTCTGA
- the LOC107818410 gene encoding cytochrome b-c1 complex subunit 7-2, mitochondrial-like isoform X2 — MAAPSWILSLLNPRKNVLASMHMKCVSTRLRKYGLRFDDLFDPMEDMDIKEALRRLPREVVDARHQRLLRAMDLSMKHQYLPDDLQIKKEKAEREALGAMPLYQRTIP, encoded by the exons ATGGCGGCGCCGTCATGGATCCTATCGCTATTGAATCCTCGGAAGAACGTGCTGGCCTCTATGCACATGAAATGCGTCTCCACTCGCCTTCGCAAATACG GATtgagatttgatgatttgttcgatccaATGGAGGATATGGACATAAAGGAGGCTCTAAGACGCCTCCCTCGTGAAGTTGTGGACGCTCGACACCAGCGTCTTCTCCGTGCTATGGATCTCTCCATGAAGCATCAATACCTCCCCGACGATCTTCAG ataaagaaggagaaggCAGAACGTGAAGCTTTGGGAGCGATGCCTCTTTATCAACGCACTATTCCCTGA
- the LOC107818410 gene encoding cytochrome b-c1 complex subunit 7-2, mitochondrial-like isoform X3 has protein sequence MAAPSWILSLLNPRKNVLASMHMKCVSTRLRKYGLRFDDLFDPMEDMDIKEALRRLPREVVDARHQRLLRAMDLSMKHQYLPDDLQAKQTPFRSYLHDMISLVNQNP, from the exons ATGGCGGCGCCGTCATGGATCCTATCGCTATTGAATCCTCGGAAGAACGTGCTGGCCTCTATGCACATGAAATGCGTCTCCACTCGCCTTCGCAAATACG GATtgagatttgatgatttgttcgatccaATGGAGGATATGGACATAAAGGAGGCTCTAAGACGCCTCCCTCGTGAAGTTGTGGACGCTCGACACCAGCGTCTTCTCCGTGCTATGGATCTCTCCATGAAGCATCAATACCTCCCCGACGATCTTCAG GCAAAGCAGACCCCATTTAGGAGTTATTTACATGACATGATATCTCTG GTGAATCAAAATCCATAA